The Methanomicrobiales archaeon genome contains the following window.
TGCCGAAGCGGAAAAAATCGCGAGAGATTACCTGTCCAGCAAAAGGCTTCTCCCGGAGGATGCACAGGTAGAGAAGATCTTTGTCAACCAGCAGCAGGAAGTCTGGGAAGGAGGGATGGATAAACCGCTGAAGGTATTCGACATAACTCTTGCGGTCCGATTTAATCGGAATATTGATGGCATTCCTGTCTATGGGGATGAATTCGTGGTTTTCATCGGCAATAACAGTGAAGTCGTTGGCGTTTTAAGGAATTGGAGGGATATTACCCCGTACAGTGCCACCAGAATTAAGACAGCGGCAGAGGCATACGATGAATTACGCGGGTGGAAAACGATACTTCCAGAGTATCAGGACGTTAATGATCGTATTGTCATTAACAGTATTTCATTAGGATACTGGATGGAACCACGGAGTTATGAACAGGAGTATGTCCTTCCGGTGTATGTTTTTAGAGGCGTTGCTATACGAGATGGCAGAGAAAATCCCTACATCCAGTATGTTTACGCCGTGGTTCCAGAAGATCTGGAGAAATTTTCATGAAAATTTCTTTTTTATCCCAATCTTCACGTAGATCGCAACTCTTTTCTTTATTATATTGCCCAACGTTAACTTTTAAGGAGAACGATACATGAAGAGGTGTTTTAAAAAACGTATTCGATTAAAAGGGGGAAATAGGCCTAAATGAAATATTTCACTGAAATACTAATCCTTGGATTGATTTTTATTCTGATAGCTGGATGTATATCCCTTCTGCCTGGAAAGGTGATCGTCAGGGATGCCTACTGCGATCTGGACAATAACTTCACGTTTATCCTTGAGAACACGGGTGAGGATGCAATACCCTTGAACTACACATGGACGCTGGTTGACCACATGGCCAACAAACCCATTCGTTCTGGAGCCGGTTCGATCGTTCTTCAGCCCCACGAGATCCGGTCTCTGACGTCCGCGACCGGAATGCCGTTCCATAGCTATGGTCTCTATGCTGCTGCTATGAACGTCTACATCTATCGGGATGGCAGGGAGATTTACCACTTCCAGGACTACAAATCCCCCTACGAATGGAACTATTCTGTATCGCCCCCCGTGAAGTATGTTTCAAACCCGGGATACGTGAGTATCGGCCTTGAG
Protein-coding sequences here:
- a CDS encoding calcium-dependent protein kinase codes for the protein MVVKKIIVGIAFALIAICAVLATSADLGTGGIIPPAQGSGSEKFTLNADFPQFDGEYAVYRSVPVSVTDEYVQEIASLFGLKGTPERINPLAGEIELVDTTKTMSERITVYKSSGAFLYDIPDKTYPTAVDAQPVLPSDAEAEKIARDYLSSKRLLPEDAQVEKIFVNQQQEVWEGGMDKPLKVFDITLAVRFNRNIDGIPVYGDEFVVFIGNNSEVVGVLRNWRDITPYSATRIKTAAEAYDELRGWKTILPEYQDVNDRIVINSISLGYWMEPRSYEQEYVLPVYVFRGVAIRDGRENPYIQYVYAVVPEDLEKFS